The Triticum aestivum cultivar Chinese Spring chromosome 7B, IWGSC CS RefSeq v2.1, whole genome shotgun sequence genome window below encodes:
- the LOC123156533 gene encoding uncharacterized protein OsI_027940: MSRHPEVRWAQRIDKVYITVQLPDAKDAKVKLEPDGVFSFFATAGTDGNSYESKLDLNDKVNVEASKVSVGVRSIFCILEKADAKWWNKLVPDDQKAPHFVKVDWDKWVDEDDDGADVNVDGMDFSNMGGMGGMPGMEGLGGMGGMPGMEGLGGMGGMGGLAGMMGGMGGMGGMGMPPGMEGLGGMGMDDFEDESDDEGEVSKPQDAGKSDAAEISEVEGKAGTAAQSN; this comes from the exons ATGAG TCGGCACCCTGAAGTCAGGTGGGCTCAAAGGATTGACAAGGTGTATATCACAGTACAATTGCCTGACGCAAAGGATGCCAAGGTCAAGCTGGAACCTGATGGTGTATTCTCTTTCTTTGCCACTGCTGGAACTGATGGGAACTCCTATGAATCAAAACTGGATTTGAATGACAAAGTGAATGTCGAG GCAAGCAAAGTAAGTGTTGGTGTCAGGTCCATATTCTGTATTTTGGAAAAAGCCGACGCCAAATGGTGGAATAAGCTTGTTCCAGATGATCAGAAGGCACCACACTTCGTGAAAGTTGATTGGGACAAATgggtcgatgaagatgatgatg GTGCTGATGTTAATgttgatgggatggacttttcg AATATGGGTGGCATGGGCGGTATGCCTGGCATGGAAGGTTTGGGCGGCATGGGTGGCATGCCCGGCATGGAAGGTTTGGGTGGCATGGGTGGTATGGGTGGTCTGGCTGGTATGATGGGTGGAATGGGCGGTATGGGTGGTATGGGCATGCCGCCTGGTATGGAAGGTTTGGGTGGTATGGGGATGGATGATTTTGAGGATGAGAGTGACGACGAAG GAGAAGTGTCGAAACCTCAAGACGCAGGGAAGTCTGATGCTGCGGAAATCTCCGAGGTGGAAGGCAAAGCTGGCACAGCTGCTCAGAGCAACTGA